One genomic region from Alteromonas pelagimontana encodes:
- a CDS encoding helicase-related protein — MTDYSKARQSLVSWVKDTLTGNVLKDNTLWESNPFNCYTTGILYPVGTVYESDDDEQSEDEDSEASMASGAKRVRYQPPSSMGFSFYVDQTTQSIRVFYSGFSFTKAGKQNNRQAWEKNSLVPDEGEEIEIALAESSRFTVMNSRALVNVKIRPHGTGKIVTVSLSNISSQPKEEKESERDATAKNSIFQAELKCFISSDSLKDYPRVSHALLSEEEQELELRYKDERVYAIGHGVAVDWRVGEKTTEFFSDFMPTVEVPQVTANAGKANKVLSFSFLESIESDRSVFNQLSDFIDNYEDWIDSQIESAETGTSEEVKVAKRIVERMEEAKQRMRSGVSRLRNDDYAQKAFAQANKAMLMQMELNGPPKNGEPYSWRPFQLAFVLLALESSIDEDNDFRDCVDLIWFPTGGGKTEAYLGVMALVFVYRRLRYKNSGGGTAAIMRYTLRLLTSQQFIRACKVVSALEIMRTESGELGEEPFSVGLWLGSASSPNTFKQSLEVLDNRNYIKFVLQECPWCSTPFSHDNFSISESSFSFKCHHKGCELANATGNTLPFKVVDEALYASPPTLLIATVDKFARLPWEDRAVSFFGGAINRPPELVIQDELHLISGALGSIVGLYEVGFETILVSRGVYPKFIASTATIRQAKEQVQALFGREKSAVFPPVGIRQKDSYFAKEVPIAEKPGRLYVGYMAFGQTRTSCLEHLAAALVSAPNACFEDPELKDAWWTQMVYHGSLKGVGNSRTNFQSGVPKVQSSMLFNEFMKQLEQTDLSAANSLRHDKGARSSAFFNGVVPKTLLGNKDNVELFQRFFPARQLRVKSLTSNQTAEENAQVFQDLKASYENKAHSIDSVLATNMVSVGLDEPRLALMVINGQPLTTAEYIQASSRVGRGNTPGIVFTNYYKTQARSLSHYENFRAYHKSFYRYVEPSSITPFTHQVRKRALHASLVSAFRHAEGGLLKNSDAQELTYDNPLTQKIIRLMKTRIKSALVGDKTETKLLLEECEEHIARLIREWDKEASSATNLRYLAKDKSAESLLVSFDDAKTKTGLWETLNSMRNVEKTGLFEVDGGLDF; from the coding sequence ATGACGGACTATAGTAAAGCGAGACAGAGCTTAGTTAGCTGGGTAAAAGATACACTAACGGGCAATGTTTTGAAGGATAACACCTTATGGGAGTCTAATCCTTTTAATTGCTATACAACCGGAATTCTCTACCCAGTGGGTACAGTTTATGAATCAGATGACGATGAGCAGTCTGAAGATGAAGACAGTGAAGCCTCAATGGCAAGCGGTGCTAAAAGAGTCCGCTATCAACCCCCATCTTCTATGGGCTTTTCTTTTTATGTAGATCAAACAACTCAATCAATCCGTGTTTTTTATAGCGGTTTCTCCTTTACTAAAGCTGGAAAACAAAACAACCGTCAGGCGTGGGAGAAAAATTCACTGGTCCCTGATGAGGGAGAAGAAATAGAGATAGCCCTAGCTGAATCTTCACGCTTCACTGTAATGAACTCAAGAGCCCTTGTAAATGTAAAGATAAGGCCCCACGGAACAGGAAAAATAGTCACTGTTTCATTGAGCAATATCAGCTCCCAACCAAAGGAAGAAAAAGAATCGGAAAGAGATGCGACAGCGAAAAATTCGATTTTTCAAGCTGAGCTTAAGTGTTTCATAAGTAGTGATTCTCTCAAAGATTACCCTAGGGTTAGCCATGCATTACTGAGTGAAGAAGAGCAAGAGTTAGAGCTACGTTATAAAGATGAACGCGTATATGCAATTGGTCATGGTGTTGCAGTAGATTGGCGAGTAGGGGAGAAAACGACAGAGTTTTTTAGTGACTTCATGCCAACCGTCGAAGTTCCACAGGTTACTGCCAACGCAGGTAAAGCTAACAAAGTACTAAGCTTTTCATTCTTAGAGTCTATCGAGTCTGATAGGTCGGTTTTTAACCAGTTGAGCGACTTTATCGATAACTACGAAGACTGGATAGATAGTCAAATTGAATCAGCAGAAACAGGAACAAGTGAAGAGGTAAAGGTCGCTAAGCGCATTGTTGAGCGTATGGAAGAAGCTAAACAGCGTATGAGAAGCGGTGTATCGAGATTACGTAACGATGACTACGCTCAAAAAGCATTTGCGCAAGCAAATAAAGCAATGCTTATGCAAATGGAGCTAAATGGCCCACCAAAGAATGGCGAACCTTATTCGTGGCGGCCATTCCAGTTAGCATTTGTTTTGTTAGCGCTTGAGTCCTCCATTGATGAAGATAATGACTTTAGAGACTGTGTTGACTTGATATGGTTTCCAACCGGTGGGGGAAAGACTGAAGCATACTTAGGCGTCATGGCGTTGGTTTTTGTTTACCGTCGTCTCAGGTACAAAAATAGCGGTGGAGGCACTGCCGCTATTATGCGCTACACGTTGCGATTACTAACATCACAACAATTCATTCGCGCATGTAAAGTAGTATCTGCTTTAGAAATTATGCGAACAGAGTCAGGTGAGTTAGGCGAAGAGCCTTTTAGTGTAGGTCTTTGGCTTGGCAGTGCTTCATCACCGAATACCTTCAAGCAATCTTTAGAAGTTCTAGATAATCGGAACTATATCAAGTTTGTTCTACAGGAATGCCCGTGGTGCTCTACACCATTCTCACATGATAATTTCAGCATTTCAGAAAGCAGCTTCTCATTTAAGTGTCACCACAAAGGTTGCGAATTAGCCAACGCTACAGGAAATACTCTTCCTTTCAAAGTGGTCGATGAAGCGCTGTATGCTTCACCGCCAACCCTCCTTATTGCAACGGTAGACAAGTTTGCTCGACTACCTTGGGAAGACAGAGCTGTTTCCTTTTTTGGCGGAGCAATAAATAGGCCGCCAGAATTAGTAATTCAGGATGAGCTACATCTTATTTCTGGGGCGCTCGGGTCTATAGTAGGTTTATATGAAGTTGGTTTTGAAACCATCTTGGTATCGCGAGGTGTTTATCCAAAATTCATAGCCTCTACAGCGACAATCAGACAAGCCAAAGAACAGGTGCAAGCCTTATTCGGAAGGGAGAAGTCGGCTGTGTTTCCTCCTGTAGGAATTAGGCAGAAGGATTCTTATTTTGCAAAAGAAGTTCCCATAGCAGAAAAGCCTGGAAGGCTTTACGTGGGATATATGGCATTCGGGCAAACGCGCACTAGCTGTCTTGAGCATCTGGCTGCTGCACTTGTATCAGCACCTAACGCCTGCTTTGAAGATCCTGAACTTAAAGACGCATGGTGGACCCAAATGGTCTATCACGGCAGCTTAAAAGGCGTGGGAAACAGCAGGACGAACTTTCAAAGTGGTGTACCAAAAGTTCAAAGTAGCATGTTGTTCAACGAATTTATGAAGCAACTTGAGCAAACAGATCTCTCTGCTGCGAATAGCTTAAGACATGATAAGGGCGCCAGAAGTAGCGCGTTTTTTAACGGTGTAGTTCCAAAAACTTTGCTAGGCAATAAAGACAATGTGGAGCTCTTTCAACGATTCTTTCCCGCTAGGCAGTTGAGGGTGAAGTCGTTGACTAGCAACCAAACAGCAGAAGAGAATGCTCAAGTTTTCCAAGATCTCAAAGCAAGTTATGAAAACAAAGCACATTCTATAGATTCTGTATTAGCTACAAATATGGTGTCGGTAGGCTTAGATGAACCAAGGCTAGCGTTAATGGTAATAAATGGCCAGCCTTTGACGACAGCCGAATATATTCAGGCCAGCAGTCGCGTAGGTAGAGGCAATACACCAGGAATTGTTTTCACAAACTATTATAAAACCCAAGCCCGAAGTCTCTCTCATTATGAAAATTTTAGGGCTTACCATAAGTCGTTTTATCGTTATGTAGAGCCATCAAGCATTACTCCTTTTACACATCAAGTTAGAAAAAGAGCACTTCATGCGTCTTTAGTATCGGCATTTCGACATGCCGAAGGTGGCTTACTAAAAAACTCTGATGCGCAAGAACTTACTTATGATAACCCCTTAACACAAAAAATTATTCGATTGATGAAAACTAGAATTAAAAGTGCATTAGTGGGGGATAAAACCGAAACAAAACTATTGTTGGAAGAGTGCGAGGAGCACATCGCTCGTCTTATTCGCGAATGGGATAAAGAGGCATCTTCAGCAACGAACTTAAGATACCTCGCTAAGGACAAGTCTGCTGAAAGTTTATTGGTGTCTTTTGATGATGCTAAAACCAAAACTGGGCTTTGGGAGACGTTAAACTCCATGAGAAATGTAGAAAAAACAGGTCTCTTTGAGGTGGATGGGGGGCTTGATTTTTGA